One Vitis vinifera cultivar Pinot Noir 40024 chromosome 15, ASM3070453v1 genomic window, AATCATCATCCTCTGGCCATAAAGTGAATGGGACAAAAGCATCCTGACATCCTATAACTAAGGGTGTAGGATGAGTCAACTGGAATGGTGCCTCGTCCGGGATCAAACTGAATGGTGCAGGAGTCTGAGGGACCAATGAAACCCCATCAACCTCATAACTGTCATGCAAAACAATCGGCTCGggtaatccatcatcccaactcaacatatgTATACTATCATCCTCTATAAGGTCTATGGGATGAATATCTCCTGAAGATGGAGGCACTGTGTGTGTAAAATGAGCAGGAAGAGGGTTAGTGGTCACACTTGGCTGCCCCAAGTTAaccaaaccctggtctatcaaatcctgaatagcatgtctcaaagcGTTGCAGTGATCCGTGTCATGTGCTGGTCCTTGATGATAAGAACAATGTAGGTCTAATCTGAAGTGAGGTGGTACTGGCTGAGGTACTGGCTTGGGTGCCAATGGAGTCAATAATCCACCCTCCATGAGCTTCCAAAGAGCtcgactcaaaggcataccCAACTGAGCACACTGACGAGATGGCCTTTGCACATAAGTGGTGGTTTGCGGAGCTTGGGGTCGGATGTATGGGGCAGGAGGTCTCTCTGTGACCTGTGCGGCAAAAACAGGTTATGAGACTGGATGTAGGTAAGTAGAAGTCATGGGTCTGAAGGGAACAGGTGGCCTATACTGCTCATGGGGTGATGGTGGATAGTAGAATCCAGAAGTCTGTCCAACTGTCCGATAGTGTCTAGGAGGTCTCATCCCTGCTAAACTAATAAAACCAACATCTCCTAATCTCTGTCCTCCTGAAGGCTTCTTCCCCTTAGAATCAATAGGGGAAGACTTGGACCACAATCCTCTAGCAATGCCTTCTTCTATACCATACAAAGCctgtaccaaagatccaaaatccgtATGGGGGAATCCCATCAAGTGTCTAGCAAATCTAGGCTGCAAGCTCCTCATGATCATGCTAATCTGATCTTTCTCTGAAGGACGATCAACAATCTgtgaaatcttctccctccagcggGAGATAAATGAAGTGACCGACTCTTCTAGCCTCTGCCTCAAAGCCTCTAACTCTCTCCTCGAAACATCGatgacagtgttaaatgcaaactgtctcaaaaactcctgggccaagtcaTCCCAAGTCCTACGGCATGATGCATCCAATGAAGCATAACCATCTGGGCCTCATCCAATCCATGGGCCCTCATAACTGTACTATAAAGCCTCAAATGAATGCGAGGACAGCCTATGCccgtgtatctctcaatctcgggcatcctgaacttggccgACAAACTAGCCACTGGTGCTTTatcaaaatcctcccaagtaACAACTCCGTCTGAAGCCCTCAtctgtctcaacttctgctcaaGTCTATCCATACGTGTGTGTGGGTCCTCTGAAGTCGGGATAGGTGATGTGACAGGAGGCGAGGCAACCTCGATTTGACTATGTAGAGTGAAAGGTATAGCCTGTGGTGCTGACTGACTGGGCAGAGGTGGTGGCGATACTGTGGTATCAAACTGGGCATTCTCCTGAACTAGGACCTGCTGGGTCTGTTGTCCATCTATCCTCTGACCAAGGTTAGCTATAGCCTCTTAGATAGAAGCCATGGTTGCGGCAAACTGGTCAACGGTAACTACCTGTGAGTCCATATCCCTCTAATCTGATCTCTGATTTGACTGGTCTGATGCTCTGGTCAATTTGCCTCCAACTCTAATCCACGAAGGCGAATCCAGACTGGTCACAGTAAACTCTCCTACAAATATGGAAATACTGCATAAGGCGTAATACAAAAGCGACTCTGTATGAATCAACTACTAGTGTGCAAGAAAATAGCCCAAATGTATTCAATCTGATACCCTCCTCTGATTACACCAAAAGGAGACTAAGGAAGGGATAACCAAATCCAATCgtgaccaaggcagctctgaaggtccacagatgcacccacgtgtaggaatgaaatcttatttgggtctaggctaacctacaaggttAAGGCGACTCTATAGGATAAAATGGGTGGgtcaaaggatccctagcagaagcgatcgtaccctccggcggtacgcaaccctttgcacgcctccaaggagacggggtgcttccatgcaaggtggtcattacCTTCACACATGCAATTCCTCgcgttcccagggggtttcttaatggtgaaggctctcccatctctcaacactcgaggataatctaaagtgcataGTGAAAGATGTGGGTGCATcagaaaaacctaagatctaaagtgagatagtgaacaaagacaagcaatcatacaatCATGCAAGAGAAAAGTGTTCTCATGCAACAAACAGTCACGCGAAGCGGATATGTATCATATAAACAAGGTCCTATCTAGCATATGCGAGAGTGAATCATGATGaagtgagcaaaacaatcaagtgatgATCCAAGGTAATCAAACATGTTAGGATAccaaaccaaacaagcaagcaaatcaaatcaccttgcctaaaaaaagaggtacccactaatcgaccaattaaacgccacattttcctcaactagtgttcaagcttgatcctcaaaatccctagtggagtcgccaatttgtggacccgcatttttcacgtgcatcctcactcgatcggcgagactcgctttttattttatttatgaaaaaatatttagttttggaaaagttggaaccgccacctattttatttttattttaaagggaaaataaaacaagaaagaaaaaccctaaaagtgactccataattttggaaaaaaagcatgtctttgggaaacctgagtctaggtccggggatcaggttacttattgggaaggtacctctaggaggtagtacccctctaagccctaaagaggtctctactgactaagttgagggaaatataacaattaaccgattaatcatggatacctaagtaggctaggtaaTTTCGAAAATAGCATGCTTAGCAggaaaaccaatcacaatcatgaagaagatttagggtacgtacctggactgcttcttaagcgctatcacaagacatcaaaggttagtttgaaaatatgatataaCATTTGTTTCAATCAAGCATGTATCTAAACACCCAAGAATCACATCATGTATGGATATAATCGCCAATAGCATTTGTGCCCATATAATTCTCGAAAAATAGGTGAGGAGGAGCGTACCTagatagcaagctagtactccttTATGGGAAACAAAATTAGCCAAATAACATATCcaaaataatctcatatataCCACAAGATGAGGCACAATCAATCGAATATCAAACAAGAAATATTTGAGgaaatatcatgaatgtcgggcccctcTCAAAAGCCCTAAtcaatttcgcatgagttgatcctatgaattccattgtttggaatcacgAAAGTTATTCATGCTTGtaaaaaatcaagaagatcaagaaaatggtttaaagtcaaagaaaatagtgaaagtgCATGCCGAGAGGAAAAATGGTAGCAAGGGACTACTAAAGATGGATTTTCTTAATGCTGAGAATATTTAgttgaaaaaataattcaaaaattcaatttaaaaacaataaattcccaatcaaagaagcaaatagAGGAGAGGGTGAAACgttggccggacagaattccggatgtgagacatccggaggaGATGGAATGtttggccggacagaattccggatgtgagatatccggaggaGGTGGAATGGCGACGGGaaagaatttcggatgtgagatatccggagaaggtggaacggcGGCAGGACggaattccagatgtgagacatccggatgagatggaatggcggcggaacagagttccggatgtgagacatccagaTGAGGTGGAATGGCGACGGGGCggaattccagatgtgagacaTTCGGATGAGATGGAATGGCGACGgcacagaattccggatgtgagatatccggagaaggtggaatggcggcggggcggaattccggatgtgagacatccggatgagATGGAATGGGGGcgggacagaattccggatgtgagacatccggatgagGTGGAATGGCGACGAgcggaattccggatgtgagacatccggatgagATGGAATGGGGGTGGGAcagaattccgaatgtgaggcgggacagaattccggatgtgagacatccggatgagatggaatggcggcgggacagagttccggatgtgagacatccagaTGAGGTGGAATGACGACGGGACAGagttccggatgtgagacatccgaatGAGATGGAATGGCTGCAAGATAGAGTTCCGGATATGAGACATCCGGATGAGGTAGAATGGCGACAGGAcagaattccgaatgtgagacatccggatgagATGGAATGGCGGTGGGACAGagttccggatgtgagacatccggatgaggtggaatggcggcgggatagaattctggatgtgagacatccggatgagGTGGAATGGCGGCAGGACAGAGTTCTAGAAAACAGAGTAgagataagaaaaaataaaaataaataagaaaagaataacCAAGCCAAGCCACATTCCATTGCTTTTTCAATGGGCTTGGAATGGTGAGAGAGGTACGAGCAAACTCCAGCAAACAAGTATAGCCATAATTCTCATGTAATGCAcaggaaatttaaaaaaatagaacctTTCACccctaaatcaaaattaaagaacTCCAAAGAGACAAATCAACAACATCTATAGAAGCAATCAAGTACCAATGTAGACAAACATATGACCTCCATCATTCTACCCCCTAGTATCTAAACGAGACTCAAAAATCCAACTAAAATTCGTTCATCAAAAGGATAATCGGAACCAAGAAGGGGTCCACAATAAACATACCTGGAAACACTTGCTTTCGGTGAGAAAATCTCCACTGGTTTTTGTATTCTCAGATTCTTCCCACTGGTCTTTTCCGTGCTTTCTTCCTCTTCCCTTGACAACCTCTCTCTCTGCCCTTGACAATACCAAAATCTCCTACATTTTTCTTCCTCTCTCACGTATATATATCAGTCTTTCCAAAAGAGACCCTCCAAATCTACTGGAGAAAATTCCCctcctttcttccttttttaaatctactttcctttcttattttcttctctttttataatTGATTCCCCCATAGAAATAATATATGTGCTatccttctaaaaaaaaaaaaaatctcatttttttccaaaattctgtTGATTCTCCATCCAAATAGATGGCAACCCATTTCCTCATACCCAAAAGCcaagaaatatgatttagaaaGCTTGTaataagatgaaataaaataaaataaaaaatgataaagaaatcCGTATAAGTCACACAAGTCATGTAggccatgcaatcatgcaaCCATCTAAGAAAGTGAGTCAATGAATGAACTAAATGGGTTGGGGCCTAGTGGTGCCTAACGAACTAAGTGTCTTAAAGTGATTGGGAtattgtctaagtgacctaaacatgcttaagaactatcctaaaaaggaatggaaggcttaagtctaaatcaaaactgccaagggtcacaataaggggctAAGCAATCCCTCAACCAGAGTCTCTGAGGTGGCTCAAGAAAGGTAAGTAACGtgagtagctatgggccaccaaggaactactgtaaagtatcgaacaagtatctaataggacatgtgctaggaggacaaaattgagggtctacagagAGAGTGAGGGCTCGACTGACTCATACGTCCTTTTATTATCCTGTTCGCCCGTACACCATGAGACTAGCtgattactttgtgagggcatcaGAGTCACATGCACCGTCTAATGGGATCATCGGAGGACTCAGCATCACCCAGAAGGCCGAGCTTCAGCGCCTCGTCCAACAGTTACGGTTGAGTGATGGAGCCCTTGACCCTTTGATTTCTACGTTGATCACTCCTTCCTCTCCAGATCGcacgagccttatgacgctttgctTCCCGGATGAGATCGATGAGC contains:
- the LOC100854672 gene encoding uncharacterized protein LOC100854672, coding for MDRLEQKLRQMRASDGVVTWEDFDKAPVASLSAKFRMPEIERYTGIGCPRIHLRLYSTVMRAHGLDEAQMEFLRQFAFNTVIDVSRRELEALRQRLEESVTSFISRWREKISQIVDRPSEKDQISMIMRSLQPRFARHLMGFPHTDFGSLVQALYGIEEGIARGLWSKSSPIDSKGKKPSGGQRLGDVGFISLAGMRPPRHYRTVGQTSGFYYPPSPHEQYRPPVTERPPAPYIRPQAPQTTTYVQRPSRQCAQLGMPLSRALWKLMEGGLLTPLAPKPVPQPVPPHFRLDLHCSYHQGPAHDTDHCNALRHAIQDLIDQGLVNLGQPSVTTNPLPAHFTHTVPPSSGDIHPIDLIEDDSIHMLSWDDGLPEPIVLHDSYEVDGVSLVPQTPAPFSLIPDEAPFQLTHPTPLVIGCQDAFVPFTLWPEDDDSEGRKVQIVTRSGRIAQPLSPVVRPFEGATSHKEVKRKDDEVLRQLQSTQIRVETTTTPERLIHMMMVGRATCIVFLDDDLPPDGLDHVRPLYITVGCSGRRVPYVLLDNGSALNVCPLATAIALGFAPLDFGPSTQTVRAYDSTKREVLRIPTSFNLLLSRPWIHIAGAIPSSLHQKVKFIHDGQVITVRSTRDIFATSEPVLQISHSEDDLLLTGFTFDEIQTLEIEDFYRDFVAMSFDQHSSTVVLDMMRGMTFLPGMGLGRHQ